One genomic segment of Mesoterricola silvestris includes these proteins:
- a CDS encoding helicase-related protein, giving the protein MRGIEIDLLHPFESVTPVVTELDPRRAGRLAQWRLYHEAFLLEQALGPSALLAVQPGRLDIAPYQLVPVMRAIRMSRPRLLLADGVGLGKTVQAGLVMAELIARRRAHRILVVSPAGPLLEQWRTEMRDRFGLRFETITSSGELQERRRSLVLGANPFDHVSYCLTSIDFAKQEKVLQELERTVWDLVVIDEAHHCVSLGSGADSEDSQRRRLAEVLARQTDGLLLLTATPHDGYDAHFASVVELLDPSLVDGRGGLRGERYRQHVVRRLKQHIKDPETGEPLFKDRQVFPCAVTFAPDSHPQFAAFQQALIAAIAPRLKQAVRRQKYGEVLAFLSLLKRSVSTTAACLQTLTRIRDRYTEMASSGEAEAESRRQRLKTLSEYRKRLERFGALSFEEEQDQAFLEAEDMAADLLDYGLEEFAGKIEEIQRTQRRLREQGKRIQTTRDALDVLIAMAQEALAEDPKLGALLREVKAIRMDKAKANLLVYTEYTDSQDAVLAYLREALSQGDLQGEVLAISGSDSEATRTAVTERFKTHDGIVLVSTDATSEGLNLHARCHHLLHVELPYNPNRLEQRNGRIDRYGQKEIPMVRYLYLAGSFEERLLMRLVAKYERQRLRLTFVPNTLGGLTTDDAQTVRLLEGLAEEENCLFKVAPREIRLVEEEPEDTTTPAYQELLSEVERAMTGFEKNAKSHAWLGDAGLNAEARLVADAELARQEGASLSDVDLLKFVCAALEADAQAGAIQRGANGVIELRLPPSWDHGLKDLPGYDASGPTLLLTEDHTRNQDERERKLGFLGRAHPVVRRALSRVRNIRFGEAGVWLDRRVSALAASVDHPALLCTYLGAIESPRGHEFERVLGVKVEQDGRCTVFDHPDQWLKLLDGGKAISPKDLWDRHFTAWGEAWSRQALDASKAAFEGIAEPWYSEHARLCEDEYEEVEKWLRTRVEAICGPVQQAQPGLFEEAVELPRWATQAAPLERLAAYATDGKNPVAARREADGILRLFRMREKDLAAHRKARTLAPIPLGLLMLLPLSEGGR; this is encoded by the coding sequence TTGCGAGGGATCGAAATCGACCTTCTCCATCCATTCGAATCCGTGACCCCGGTGGTCACGGAGCTGGACCCACGTCGGGCAGGTCGATTGGCGCAATGGCGGCTCTATCACGAGGCCTTCCTGCTGGAACAGGCTCTCGGCCCATCCGCCCTCCTGGCAGTGCAACCAGGCCGCCTCGACATCGCTCCCTACCAACTCGTTCCCGTGATGCGGGCGATTCGTATGAGCCGGCCCAGGCTTCTCCTGGCGGATGGCGTGGGTCTTGGCAAGACTGTGCAGGCTGGCCTGGTTATGGCCGAACTCATAGCTCGCCGCCGCGCCCACCGCATCCTGGTCGTCTCACCAGCAGGTCCCCTGCTGGAGCAGTGGCGCACAGAGATGCGGGACCGCTTCGGCCTGCGGTTCGAAACGATAACCAGTTCGGGTGAGCTTCAGGAGAGGCGCCGTTCCCTGGTTCTGGGCGCCAACCCCTTCGATCACGTTTCCTACTGCCTGACATCCATCGATTTCGCCAAGCAGGAGAAAGTGCTCCAGGAACTTGAGCGCACCGTGTGGGACCTGGTGGTCATTGACGAGGCCCACCACTGCGTCAGCCTTGGCAGTGGGGCGGATTCAGAGGACTCCCAACGGCGGCGGCTTGCTGAAGTCCTGGCCAGGCAGACTGATGGCCTCCTTCTTCTCACCGCCACACCGCATGACGGTTATGACGCCCACTTCGCCTCGGTCGTGGAACTGCTGGATCCAAGCCTGGTGGATGGCCGTGGCGGGTTACGCGGAGAGCGCTACCGACAGCACGTGGTACGCCGCCTGAAGCAGCACATCAAGGACCCGGAAACGGGCGAACCTCTATTTAAGGACCGTCAGGTCTTCCCCTGCGCCGTTACCTTCGCGCCGGACTCTCACCCCCAGTTCGCAGCTTTCCAGCAGGCCCTGATTGCGGCCATCGCCCCGCGCCTCAAACAGGCCGTGCGTCGACAGAAATACGGCGAAGTCCTGGCCTTTCTCTCGCTCCTCAAACGGTCTGTCTCCACCACCGCCGCCTGCCTCCAAACCCTCACCAGGATCCGCGACCGGTACACGGAGATGGCATCCAGTGGCGAGGCGGAAGCTGAGTCCCGCCGACAGCGGCTCAAGACCCTGAGCGAGTACCGGAAGCGCCTGGAACGGTTCGGTGCCCTGTCCTTCGAAGAGGAGCAGGATCAGGCCTTCCTTGAGGCCGAAGACATGGCGGCGGATCTGCTCGACTATGGGCTGGAGGAATTCGCCGGGAAGATCGAGGAAATCCAGCGCACGCAGCGCCGGCTGCGCGAACAGGGGAAGCGGATCCAGACGACGCGGGATGCCCTGGATGTGCTCATCGCCATGGCCCAGGAGGCGCTCGCGGAAGACCCCAAGCTGGGCGCGCTGTTGCGCGAAGTCAAAGCCATCCGAATGGACAAGGCGAAGGCCAACCTCTTGGTCTACACCGAGTACACCGACAGCCAGGACGCGGTCCTTGCCTACCTGCGGGAAGCTCTCAGCCAGGGCGACCTCCAGGGCGAAGTCCTGGCCATCAGCGGCAGCGATTCCGAAGCCACCCGCACGGCCGTCACGGAACGCTTCAAGACCCACGACGGGATTGTTCTTGTCAGCACCGACGCCACTTCCGAAGGCTTGAACCTCCACGCCCGCTGTCACCACCTCCTGCACGTAGAGCTTCCCTACAATCCCAACCGACTGGAGCAGCGCAATGGGCGCATTGACCGATACGGGCAGAAGGAAATCCCTATGGTCCGGTACCTATATCTGGCGGGGTCCTTCGAAGAACGCCTGCTGATGCGCCTGGTAGCAAAGTACGAACGCCAGCGGCTGAGGCTGACCTTTGTTCCCAACACTCTCGGCGGCCTGACCACGGATGACGCCCAGACTGTGCGCCTCCTGGAGGGCTTGGCCGAGGAAGAGAACTGCCTCTTCAAGGTCGCCCCGCGTGAGATCCGCTTGGTCGAAGAGGAGCCTGAGGACACAACCACCCCCGCGTACCAGGAACTGCTCTCCGAAGTGGAACGGGCGATGACGGGCTTCGAGAAGAATGCCAAGTCCCATGCCTGGCTGGGGGATGCCGGGTTGAATGCCGAGGCGCGGCTCGTGGCCGATGCCGAACTAGCTCGCCAGGAAGGCGCCAGCCTCAGTGACGTGGACTTGCTCAAGTTTGTGTGTGCGGCCTTGGAGGCGGATGCTCAGGCGGGTGCCATACAGCGAGGGGCGAATGGCGTGATCGAACTCCGGCTTCCGCCCTCCTGGGATCACGGGTTGAAGGATCTCCCCGGCTACGATGCCAGCGGCCCGACCCTACTCCTGACCGAGGACCACACCCGAAACCAGGATGAACGGGAGCGCAAGCTTGGCTTCCTGGGGCGTGCCCATCCCGTCGTACGGCGTGCCCTGTCCCGGGTGCGCAACATCCGCTTCGGCGAGGCGGGTGTCTGGCTCGACCGGCGGGTCAGCGCCCTCGCTGCCTCTGTGGACCATCCAGCGCTCCTGTGCACGTACCTGGGTGCCATTGAGAGTCCGCGTGGCCACGAGTTCGAGCGCGTGCTGGGAGTCAAGGTGGAGCAAGATGGTCGTTGCACCGTGTTCGACCACCCTGACCAGTGGCTCAAGCTGCTGGATGGTGGGAAGGCCATCTCCCCCAAGGACCTTTGGGACCGCCATTTCACGGCCTGGGGCGAGGCATGGTCCCGTCAGGCGCTGGATGCCTCCAAAGCTGCCTTCGAGGGTATCGCCGAGCCTTGGTATTCAGAACATGCCCGACTGTGCGAGGACGAGTACGAGGAAGTGGAGAAGTGGCTGCGCACTCGGGTGGAGGCCATCTGTGGTCCGGTTCAGCAAGCCCAGCCTGGCCTCTTCGAGGAGGCGGTCGAACTGCCCCGCTGGGCGACTCAGGCCGCGCCGCTGGAAAGGCTCGCTGCCTACGCCACGGATGGCAAGAACCCGGTCGCGGCCCGCCGCGAAGCGGATGGCATCCTCCGGCTGTTCCGCATGCGCGAGAAGGATCTCGCCGCCCACCGCAAGGCCCGCACCCTTGCTCCTATTCCCCTGGGACTGTTGATGCTGCTTCCCCTGTCAGAAGGAGGGCGGTGA
- a CDS encoding tyrosine-type recombinase/integrase — protein sequence MADVDLTSPQTRLSLAIRNAPYWLRLERGLHLGYLRGKRGGSWLVRRQDQSLEQPRLQVRIGIADDSHPSDGLKILSFAQAKDVALAKFPVMTTREKATSMWVTQHSMVRHAVTNYLGWMEEHRARSCERSSQMARQYILHEPIAEIPIVSLTKDAIIQWHLDIANHLKGSRSKKEPSVKRRIPLDATDETKRIKEARKSTANRVLGFLKAALNYENKLTGGPIANPAIWSEVHSFKDAGVDVARALTLGEQKRLVEACDPSLGRLVQGALLTGLRFSELAGLRRRMVIEGMSRLGLPPTKGDSRKRVKRHLIEEAKIFLEQQIKDLGSDDFVFKKADGEPWKKNDYVRPLQAALKAASLGHLRFHDLRHCFATTMLQNRIEPLLVAKALGHADLRMLNEHYEHLMDDYMDDAYKRGSAWIGLTGPRPRRRR from the coding sequence ATGGCTGACGTCGACTTGACCTCCCCCCAGACCAGGCTCTCCCTTGCCATCAGGAATGCCCCCTATTGGCTGCGCCTGGAAAGAGGGCTTCACCTCGGCTATCTCCGCGGCAAGCGGGGCGGATCCTGGCTCGTGAGGAGGCAGGACCAGTCCCTTGAGCAGCCCCGGCTCCAGGTGAGGATCGGCATCGCTGATGACTCCCATCCCAGCGACGGGCTCAAGATTCTCTCCTTTGCCCAAGCCAAGGATGTCGCGCTGGCGAAGTTCCCTGTTATGACCACCCGGGAGAAGGCCACCAGCATGTGGGTGACGCAGCATTCCATGGTCCGCCACGCGGTGACCAACTACCTCGGCTGGATGGAGGAGCACCGCGCCAGGTCGTGCGAAAGGTCCTCCCAGATGGCGCGCCAGTATATTCTCCATGAACCCATCGCCGAAATCCCGATCGTGTCCCTGACCAAGGACGCCATCATCCAGTGGCATCTGGACATTGCCAACCACCTCAAAGGCTCCCGCTCGAAGAAGGAACCATCCGTCAAGCGCCGGATTCCCCTGGATGCTACGGATGAAACGAAGCGGATCAAGGAGGCCAGGAAGTCGACCGCGAACCGGGTTCTGGGCTTCCTCAAAGCGGCATTGAATTATGAAAACAAGCTGACGGGAGGTCCCATTGCCAATCCCGCCATCTGGAGTGAAGTCCATTCTTTCAAGGATGCTGGCGTGGACGTGGCCCGTGCCCTTACCCTCGGAGAGCAGAAACGGTTGGTGGAGGCCTGCGACCCCAGCCTTGGACGCCTGGTGCAGGGAGCGCTTTTGACGGGCCTGCGCTTCTCGGAACTGGCAGGGCTCCGACGGCGCATGGTAATTGAAGGGATGAGCCGGCTTGGCCTCCCTCCCACCAAGGGGGATTCACGGAAGCGGGTCAAGCGTCACCTCATCGAGGAAGCAAAAATCTTCCTTGAGCAACAGATCAAGGACCTCGGGTCGGACGACTTCGTATTCAAGAAGGCCGATGGTGAGCCCTGGAAGAAGAACGATTACGTCCGCCCGCTCCAGGCTGCCCTGAAGGCAGCCAGCCTGGGTCACCTGCGGTTCCACGACCTCCGCCATTGCTTTGCGACGACGATGCTCCAAAACCGCATTGAGCCGCTTCTTGTCGCCAAGGCCCTTGGCCACGCGGACCTGAGGATGCTTAATGAGCACTATGAACATCTTATGGACGATTACATGGACGATGCCTACAAGCGCGGTTCGGCCTGGATCGGCTTGACGGGCCCCCGCCCCAGGCGCCGAAGGTAA
- a CDS encoding AAA family ATPase has product MPPITDKQAGTCSAQIAGKSAGRRDPKTEAWLSCAGFIARECNLRSVSSAVLAAALDAVGLLADAGLEAPSLPPHWYLAFMEVGSRWSAGPRTAMKGLEPAENLPPGLFDLMGRAHALGSCVLEFLRAQDPVWVPLFWPESAKGEDPDAPRKRLQRAGEFAARVERKLLASLVGQTEAVDALKKLAFQVALRKGPSGPPPLALFLGPPGVGKSMAGELFGQALAEWQGEEEPSLIRIDLTQYTQWSSGSDLWGGSGRYGSVPPRVQSHPRSVLLVEELEKAHVKCLESFLPILGTGKLERETGKPVDFSGTVFIFTSNLGSELWGRREAAETGPFSMDLSDLMGLHGTSGERSDWMKAAIPRELLSRLAQGHLVLFHAHEGHHHLDLIDRFARKED; this is encoded by the coding sequence ATGCCCCCAATCACCGACAAACAAGCGGGAACTTGCTCCGCCCAAATCGCCGGGAAGAGCGCCGGAAGGCGCGACCCGAAGACGGAGGCCTGGCTTTCCTGTGCCGGTTTCATAGCCCGAGAGTGCAACCTTCGGTCTGTCTCCAGCGCCGTGCTGGCCGCGGCTCTGGATGCGGTGGGCCTCCTGGCCGACGCGGGCCTGGAAGCCCCTTCCCTTCCTCCCCACTGGTACCTTGCCTTCATGGAAGTGGGGTCGCGGTGGTCGGCCGGGCCGCGCACAGCCATGAAGGGCCTGGAGCCGGCCGAAAACCTACCTCCTGGCCTCTTCGACCTCATGGGCCGGGCCCACGCCCTTGGTTCGTGCGTCCTGGAGTTTCTGCGCGCCCAGGACCCTGTCTGGGTCCCGCTCTTTTGGCCCGAATCGGCCAAGGGAGAGGATCCCGATGCTCCCCGCAAGCGGCTCCAGCGGGCCGGGGAATTCGCCGCCAGGGTGGAACGCAAGCTCCTGGCGTCCTTGGTGGGTCAGACCGAGGCGGTGGACGCCCTGAAGAAGCTCGCCTTCCAGGTGGCCCTCAGGAAAGGGCCCTCCGGGCCGCCTCCACTGGCGCTTTTCCTGGGCCCTCCCGGGGTCGGGAAGTCCATGGCGGGGGAACTCTTTGGGCAGGCGCTGGCTGAGTGGCAAGGGGAGGAGGAGCCGTCCTTGATCAGGATTGATCTGACTCAGTACACGCAATGGAGCAGCGGCTCGGACCTCTGGGGAGGCTCGGGCCGGTATGGGTCCGTCCCTCCCAGGGTCCAGTCTCATCCCCGGTCCGTCCTCCTGGTAGAGGAACTGGAGAAAGCCCACGTCAAATGCCTTGAAAGTTTCCTCCCAATCCTGGGCACCGGAAAATTGGAAAGGGAAACCGGCAAGCCTGTAGATTTTTCCGGGACGGTATTCATCTTCACTTCGAACCTCGGTTCTGAACTCTGGGGCCGGCGGGAAGCTGCGGAAACGGGGCCCTTCTCGATGGACCTCAGCGATCTGATGGGGTTGCACGGCACCAGCGGCGAGCGTTCCGATTGGATGAAGGCAGCCATCCCCCGGGAGCTTTTGAGCCGCCTGGCGCAGGGGCACCTCGTCCTCTTCCACGCCCACGAAGGGCACCACCACCTGGATCTCATCGACCGCTTCGCAAGAAAGGAGGACTGA